One region of Nevskia ramosa DSM 11499 genomic DNA includes:
- a CDS encoding TonB-dependent hemoglobin/transferrin/lactoferrin family receptor, translating to MGKVTVSATKDERRLDEVPATVTVIDAADLQRSVVENISDLVRYEPGVSVPYQGSRFGRSGFTIRGLGGNRVQIEIDGVPIPDGFSIGDFSNAGRDFVDLDNLKRIEIVRGSASSLYGSDALGGVVSFTTKDPLDYLAGPDDKLAVQARGGYASADDTWIGGGTIAGRSGAFSGLFSAVVRSGDQLSNKGNNSGTGTTRTQPDPSEAVSQNLLAKLVYGETGDAPIKLTLERLVDDSDTKALSAVRAVSATTQTTALAADDQARRARVSLEQTLFDLGPLNSLLWRVYLNDSRTRQDTLESRTVSTGGGSMRERERRALFKQQVIGGETTATGVLETGPLAHRWVAGFELERIRTAQSRSGSERNLTAGTETSTIGPDAFPVRDFPITHTLEAGFYAQDDIRYGALTVIPGLRVDYYDLDPRPDSIFIEDNPGVDPSDLNKLNLSPKLGLVWRFNERLSAYGNYARGFRAPPYSDVNVGFTNVQFGYTAIPNPDLKPETSNSFEVGLRGGVEDATASVAAFYNRYRNFIQSFVSQGVNADGLLVFQSQNLTRVRIFGAEAKGEVSGALLDASLKAFHLRGALAWAKGDDLSANVPLNSIDPLTGIVGLAWRPAALPVSAELVSTMTIEDSRTDNSNGQGYQAPGYVRVDLLGEWHVTPKADFNLGLFNLGDRRIVPAASVQSRLASDPAIDRFSQPGFNVGGNVRLRF from the coding sequence TTGGGCAAAGTCACTGTCAGCGCGACGAAGGACGAACGCAGGCTCGATGAAGTGCCGGCGACCGTGACCGTGATCGACGCTGCCGATCTGCAGCGCAGCGTGGTCGAGAACATCAGCGATCTGGTTCGTTACGAGCCCGGCGTCAGCGTGCCGTATCAGGGCTCGCGCTTCGGCCGCAGCGGTTTCACCATTCGCGGCCTCGGCGGCAATCGGGTGCAGATCGAGATCGATGGCGTGCCGATTCCCGATGGTTTCTCGATCGGCGATTTCTCCAACGCCGGCCGTGATTTCGTCGACCTCGACAACCTCAAGCGCATCGAAATCGTCCGTGGTTCGGCGTCGAGCCTGTACGGCTCGGACGCGCTCGGCGGCGTGGTCAGCTTCACGACGAAAGACCCGCTCGATTACCTCGCCGGACCCGACGACAAGCTGGCCGTGCAGGCCCGTGGCGGCTATGCCAGCGCTGACGACACCTGGATCGGCGGCGGCACCATCGCCGGCCGCAGCGGCGCGTTCTCCGGCCTGTTTTCGGCGGTGGTGCGCAGCGGCGATCAGCTCTCGAACAAGGGCAACAATAGTGGGACCGGTACAACGCGCACGCAGCCGGACCCAAGCGAAGCCGTCAGCCAGAACCTGCTGGCCAAGCTCGTCTACGGCGAGACCGGCGATGCGCCGATCAAGCTGACCCTGGAACGCCTGGTCGACGACAGCGACACCAAGGCGCTGAGCGCCGTGCGCGCGGTATCAGCCACCACTCAGACCACGGCGCTGGCGGCCGACGATCAGGCCCGCCGGGCGCGAGTCAGCCTCGAGCAGACGCTGTTCGATCTCGGCCCGCTGAACAGCCTGCTGTGGCGCGTCTATCTCAACGACAGCCGCACGCGGCAGGACACGCTGGAGTCGCGCACGGTCAGCACCGGCGGCGGCTCGATGCGCGAACGCGAGCGTCGCGCGCTGTTCAAGCAGCAGGTGATCGGCGGCGAAACCACCGCCACCGGCGTGCTCGAGACCGGCCCGCTCGCGCATCGCTGGGTCGCTGGCTTCGAGCTGGAACGGATCCGCACCGCGCAGTCGCGCAGCGGCAGCGAACGCAATCTCACCGCCGGCACCGAAACCTCGACCATCGGCCCGGACGCGTTTCCGGTCCGCGACTTCCCGATCACCCACACCCTCGAAGCCGGCTTCTACGCGCAGGACGACATCCGCTATGGCGCACTGACCGTGATTCCGGGCCTGCGAGTCGATTACTACGATCTCGATCCGCGGCCGGACAGCATCTTCATCGAAGACAACCCGGGCGTTGACCCCAGCGATCTGAACAAGCTCAACCTGTCGCCGAAGCTAGGCTTGGTCTGGCGCTTCAACGAGCGCCTGAGTGCCTACGGCAACTACGCGCGCGGTTTTCGCGCACCGCCGTACTCGGACGTCAACGTCGGCTTCACCAACGTCCAGTTCGGTTACACGGCGATTCCGAATCCCGATCTGAAGCCGGAAACGAGCAACAGTTTCGAAGTCGGCCTGCGTGGCGGTGTGGAAGACGCCACGGCCTCGGTCGCCGCGTTCTATAACCGCTATCGCAACTTCATCCAGAGCTTCGTCTCGCAGGGCGTCAATGCCGATGGCCTGCTGGTATTCCAGTCGCAGAACCTGACCCGGGTGCGCATCTTCGGTGCCGAAGCGAAGGGCGAAGTCAGTGGCGCGCTGCTCGATGCCTCGCTGAAGGCCTTCCACCTGCGTGGCGCACTGGCCTGGGCGAAAGGTGATGACCTGTCGGCGAATGTGCCGCTGAATTCGATCGACCCGTTGACCGGCATCGTCGGCCTCGCCTGGCGTCCGGCAGCGCTGCCGGTGTCCGCCGAACTGGTGTCGACGATGACCATCGAAGACAGCCGCACCGACAACAGCAATGGGCAGGGCTATCAGGCGCCGGGCTACGTCCGCGTCGATCTGCTCGGCGAATGGCACGTCACCCCGAAGGCCGATTTCAACCTCGGCCTGTTCAACCTCGGCGACCGCCGCATCGTGCCGGCCGCCAGCGTCCAGAGCCGGCTCGCCAGCGATCCGGCGATCGACCGCTTCAGCCAGCCCGGCTTCAACGTCGGCGGCAACGTTCGTCTGCGCTTCTGA
- a CDS encoding tetratricopeptide repeat-containing sulfotransferase family protein — protein MNDVAEPTLDTEAPLGETLQALLNRGDSAGALALCRARIAQAPEEPDAHRHLGQMLAASGAFDAAHRHGRRACELAPDDPRSWSDLGRVHALEGKFGDAAQCFAEAIRIDDRHADAWHNLGTALKKRGDRDGAFKALKTALLIDPSRADTYLNLGNLLIDAGQLEDALECFERAAKHDPALARARSRLAQHFSQAGKVKQAESLFRQALGLDPDHLQGWFGLGRTLEDLGEADGALGCYLQVLNRRPQHAQALGQYLALVRDEPEAGVLSTAQALLDNPAVKDEARALVGYGLTKFHDRRKDYAQAAAAGLAGNAARRQANGPLDRAALSQRIDRIIETFDVAFFERRRRLGLGTDQPVFIVGLPRSGTTLTEQILASHPLLHGAGELPDLSRLANGLIGNDEEPWQAAQKLDEMSSRTLALDYLKALREDASKSAARISDKSPLNFFHLAFAALLFPNARVVHCIRDGRDNALSIWMENFSPDQRYATDFDDLAFFRQQYLRLMAHWRQVLPMKMIDFQYEETVADLEGQARRLIGFLDAPWDARCLAFHKAERAVQTPSRWQVRQPIYTKSVARWKAYAEYLPALDRAFSDDQQVDA, from the coding sequence ATGAATGACGTCGCCGAACCCACGCTCGATACGGAAGCGCCGCTCGGCGAAACCTTGCAGGCCCTGTTGAACCGAGGCGATTCGGCCGGCGCGCTGGCGCTGTGCCGGGCGCGGATCGCGCAAGCGCCCGAGGAGCCGGACGCCCATCGTCATCTGGGCCAGATGCTGGCGGCGTCCGGCGCCTTCGATGCTGCGCATCGCCACGGTCGCCGCGCCTGCGAACTGGCGCCGGACGATCCGCGCAGCTGGTCGGACCTCGGTCGCGTCCATGCGCTGGAAGGCAAGTTCGGCGACGCCGCGCAGTGCTTCGCCGAAGCGATCCGGATCGACGATCGTCATGCCGATGCCTGGCACAACCTCGGCACTGCACTCAAGAAGCGCGGTGATCGGGACGGAGCTTTCAAGGCATTGAAGACCGCGCTGCTGATCGACCCGAGCCGCGCCGACACCTATCTGAATCTCGGCAATCTGCTGATCGATGCCGGCCAGCTCGAAGACGCGCTGGAATGCTTCGAGCGCGCCGCGAAACACGATCCGGCACTGGCTCGCGCACGCAGCCGACTTGCCCAGCATTTCTCGCAGGCTGGCAAGGTCAAGCAAGCGGAATCGCTGTTCCGGCAGGCGCTGGGGCTCGATCCGGATCATCTGCAAGGCTGGTTCGGGCTCGGCCGCACGCTCGAAGATCTCGGCGAGGCCGATGGTGCGCTCGGCTGCTATCTGCAGGTGCTGAATCGGCGCCCGCAGCACGCGCAGGCGCTGGGCCAGTATCTGGCGCTGGTGCGCGACGAACCCGAGGCGGGCGTGCTGAGCACGGCGCAAGCGCTGCTCGACAACCCGGCAGTGAAGGACGAGGCGAGGGCGCTGGTCGGCTACGGCCTCACCAAGTTCCATGATCGGCGCAAGGACTACGCGCAGGCCGCTGCGGCTGGCCTCGCCGGCAATGCCGCACGCCGCCAGGCGAACGGGCCGCTGGATCGCGCGGCACTCAGCCAGCGCATCGACCGGATCATCGAAACCTTCGATGTCGCGTTCTTCGAAAGACGTCGTCGTCTCGGTCTGGGCACCGATCAGCCGGTGTTCATCGTCGGCCTGCCGCGTTCCGGCACCACCTTGACCGAGCAGATTCTCGCGTCTCATCCGCTGCTGCATGGCGCCGGTGAACTGCCGGACCTGTCGCGGCTTGCCAATGGTTTGATCGGCAACGACGAAGAACCCTGGCAGGCGGCGCAGAAGCTGGACGAGATGAGCAGCCGAACGCTGGCGCTCGATTACCTGAAAGCGCTGCGTGAAGATGCGTCGAAATCGGCCGCGAGAATCAGCGACAAGTCGCCGCTGAACTTCTTCCATCTCGCTTTCGCTGCGTTGCTGTTCCCGAACGCCAGAGTCGTTCATTGCATTCGCGATGGCCGCGACAATGCCCTGTCGATCTGGATGGAGAACTTCAGCCCCGATCAGCGCTACGCCACCGATTTCGACGATCTCGCCTTCTTCCGCCAGCAGTACCTGCGGCTGATGGCGCATTGGCGTCAGGTGCTGCCGATGAAGATGATCGACTTCCAGTACGAGGAAACCGTGGCCGATCTCGAAGGCCAGGCGCGACGGCTGATCGGCTTTCTCGATGCCCCCTGGGATGCGCGCTGCCTGGCTTTCCACAAGGCCGAACGCGCGGTGCAGACGCCGAGCCGCTGGCAGGTAAGGCAGCCGATCTACACGAAGTCCGTGGCGCGCTGGAAAGCCTATGCCGAGTATCTGCCGGCTTTGGACCGCGCCTTCAGCGACGATCAACAAGTCGACGCTTGA
- a CDS encoding HAD family hydrolase → MPKYSAGLAAEPSRLVFDLEALLIDTVAGVQHALDAVAHKQRANWRRLLNIEDLRSTRLETLIADIAGCADPKLIEKLSQDYWKMYEQDSRYQAPLREGAMELVESLKEQGSELHYITTLGPEAATRLTRHHALNRMITSIYTSPAPICAYARAGVFGRFVSESGHAPESFLLLSDHLPELMTAQRIGVPALGLAYGHAPQVVLETLPGVLGVASSPADVIDWLNARTLANQHVQAAAHRYAARLH, encoded by the coding sequence GTGCCCAAATATTCCGCCGGACTTGCTGCTGAACCATCTCGCCTGGTCTTTGATCTGGAGGCATTGTTGATCGACACCGTGGCCGGTGTTCAGCACGCGCTCGATGCCGTGGCGCACAAGCAGCGCGCCAATTGGCGGCGGCTGCTGAACATCGAGGACCTGCGCTCGACGCGTCTGGAAACGCTGATTGCCGACATCGCCGGTTGCGCCGATCCCAAGCTGATCGAAAAGCTGAGCCAGGACTACTGGAAGATGTACGAGCAGGACAGCCGCTACCAGGCGCCGCTGCGCGAAGGCGCGATGGAACTGGTCGAATCGCTCAAGGAGCAGGGCAGTGAACTGCACTACATCACCACCCTGGGCCCGGAAGCGGCCACCCGGCTGACCCGGCATCACGCGCTGAACCGGATGATCACCTCGATCTACACCAGCCCGGCGCCGATCTGCGCCTACGCTCGCGCGGGCGTGTTCGGCCGCTTCGTTTCCGAATCCGGCCATGCGCCGGAATCGTTCCTGCTGCTCAGCGACCATCTGCCCGAACTGATGACCGCGCAGCGGATCGGCGTGCCGGCGCTGGGCCTTGCCTACGGGCATGCGCCGCAGGTGGTGCTGGAAACCTTGCCCGGCGTGCTTGGCGTGGCCTCGTCGCCGGCCGATGTCATCGACTGGCTGAACGCGCGCACCCTCGCCAACCAGCACGTGCAGGCCGCCGCTCATCGTTACGCCGCAAGGCTGCACTGA
- a CDS encoding DUF3325 family protein produces MPDALLLIAALFSACLGMAWLALAMDVHWKQVCGSAPPSPPVAKLLRGLGFATLLAALLLCLEADTATMAVLVWMMALAVAAVTVAFVLSWRPRLLAVLLLWRWPAAE; encoded by the coding sequence ATGCCTGATGCCCTGCTGCTGATCGCAGCCCTGTTCAGCGCCTGCCTCGGCATGGCCTGGCTGGCGCTGGCGATGGACGTGCACTGGAAGCAGGTTTGCGGATCAGCGCCACCTTCGCCGCCGGTCGCCAAGCTGCTGCGCGGCCTCGGCTTCGCGACCTTGCTGGCAGCGCTGCTGCTGTGTCTGGAAGCGGATACCGCGACGATGGCGGTGCTGGTCTGGATGATGGCGCTGGCGGTGGCTGCAGTCACCGTCGCCTTCGTGCTGAGCTGGCGGCCGCGGCTGCTGGCCGTGCTGCTGCTGTGGAGGTGGCCGGCAGCTGAATGA
- a CDS encoding PepSY-associated TM helix domain-containing protein produces the protein MFQNFRLSMTWLHTWFGLLLGFVLMVAFFFGSLSVFDREIDRWAIPATRIEARPMPSFDTALEPIFRTITDPDPDELAAAKTRVSQPLPDKLTVMTWSAFTTHRDPVLRMFVEFEVPNSPLPDDHIHGSITIDPRDGKQLPENRLAIGSAFFYPMHFSLHLTWADIGYWIVGFAALAMLAALVSGVIMHRKIFREFFTFRPNKKVQRSTLDLHNLSGVVALPFHFLWALSGLIIFAGLYFPVLGTMMRPLAEAQEKLEATQTGLDLEPSGTPGTLASVDGMVAEAKAMWVARGVPGEVGFLIVHHVGSSNAYVSVYRDNTDQVGGGPGLHFQGSTGKLIHEDPPEGAVSAVNSFLVGMHLQRFKHWTLRWLIFAGGILSSVCIVTGFVFFVEKRKRQHSERRRSGARWADALAVTTVTGMVVATLAILVANRLLPEDLAQRDLWEKSSFWAAWMLCLVHAIWRSSAVLKARTSPAWAEQCWTIVVLAIGAVVLNAVTTGDHLFKTLSEAYWPVAGTDLMLLACAALAAIAARRLQRRATAVASAAADDQDEELREARHA, from the coding sequence ATGTTTCAGAATTTCCGCTTGTCGATGACCTGGCTGCATACCTGGTTCGGTCTGCTGCTGGGCTTCGTGCTGATGGTGGCGTTCTTCTTCGGCTCGCTATCGGTGTTCGATCGCGAGATCGATCGCTGGGCGATTCCGGCAACCCGCATCGAAGCCCGGCCGATGCCGTCGTTCGATACGGCGCTGGAGCCGATCTTCCGCACCATCACCGATCCGGATCCCGACGAACTGGCGGCTGCCAAAACGCGGGTTAGCCAGCCCTTGCCCGACAAGCTGACGGTGATGACCTGGAGCGCGTTCACCACCCATCGTGATCCGGTGCTGCGGATGTTCGTCGAGTTCGAAGTGCCGAACTCGCCGCTGCCGGACGATCACATCCACGGCAGCATCACCATCGATCCGCGCGATGGCAAGCAGCTGCCGGAGAATCGCCTGGCAATCGGCTCCGCGTTCTTCTATCCGATGCACTTCAGCCTGCATCTCACCTGGGCCGACATCGGCTACTGGATCGTCGGCTTCGCGGCGCTGGCGATGCTGGCGGCGCTGGTGTCCGGCGTGATCATGCATCGCAAGATCTTCCGCGAGTTCTTCACCTTCCGGCCAAACAAGAAGGTTCAGCGCAGCACGCTGGATCTGCACAATCTCAGTGGCGTTGTGGCGCTGCCGTTCCATTTCCTGTGGGCGTTGTCCGGACTGATCATCTTCGCCGGCCTGTATTTCCCGGTGCTGGGTACGATGATGCGGCCTCTGGCCGAAGCTCAGGAAAAACTCGAAGCGACGCAGACCGGCCTCGATCTGGAGCCCTCCGGCACGCCGGGCACGCTGGCGTCCGTCGACGGCATGGTCGCCGAGGCGAAAGCGATGTGGGTGGCGCGCGGGGTTCCGGGCGAGGTGGGTTTCCTGATCGTTCACCACGTCGGCAGCTCGAACGCCTATGTCAGCGTCTACCGCGACAACACCGATCAGGTCGGCGGCGGCCCGGGCCTGCACTTCCAGGGCTCCACCGGCAAGCTGATTCACGAAGATCCGCCCGAAGGCGCGGTGTCGGCCGTCAACAGCTTCCTGGTCGGCATGCATCTGCAGCGCTTCAAGCACTGGACCCTGCGCTGGCTGATCTTCGCCGGCGGCATCCTGAGCAGCGTCTGCATCGTCACCGGCTTCGTGTTCTTCGTCGAGAAGCGCAAGCGCCAGCATTCCGAACGACGCCGCAGCGGCGCTCGCTGGGCCGATGCGCTGGCGGTGACCACGGTGACCGGCATGGTCGTCGCCACCCTGGCGATCCTGGTTGCCAACCGGCTGTTGCCGGAGGATCTGGCGCAGCGCGATCTCTGGGAGAAGAGCAGCTTCTGGGCCGCCTGGATGCTGTGCCTGGTGCATGCGATCTGGCGCTCGTCGGCAGTGCTGAAGGCGCGTACTTCGCCAGCCTGGGCCGAGCAGTGCTGGACCATCGTGGTGCTCGCCATCGGCGCCGTGGTGCTCAACGCGGTGACCACCGGCGATCACCTGTTCAAGACCTTGTCCGAGGCTTACTGGCCGGTCGCAGGCACTGATCTGATGCTGCTGGCCTGCGCGGCACTGGCCGCGATTGCCGCGCGCCGTCTGCAACGCCGCGCCACGGCGGTGGCAAGTGCAGCCGCCGACGACCAGGACGAAGAATTGCGCGAGGCCCGACATGCCTGA
- a CDS encoding TonB-dependent siderophore receptor translates to MQLRTRRPLRLLSMAIASSFGSSLALNPLAALAQDSGESVQFFELNLPEQPLGTALTALSRETGVQVAADRELLAGRRAAALRGRYSAAQALERLLAGSGLSARSQGAGWLVESTGAVALAPVTVAGVRAEGFKAETQQTATKMQLSLRETPQSVTVITRESLDARQVQTLGQALELSAGVAQFSGNGPFASQPSFGFNQTTIRGIAIDDLYDFREDGFVNGSYFSLPDLAIYDRIEVVKGPNSVLYGRGSVGGLINRVRKKPLADARADIEVTAGSFDTYRADLDVTGPLGTDKARGRLVAAYADTGSFVDGPEAQRTVVAPSVELDLTPTTKLLVHGLYQSEDIIANTGFALRRTATGFDAPNIPRSQYNGVITAKPYTWETLAASATLEQKLGDRWLATLRLNATRIDTPIRVDAYSYGFTEGDNPETEAVERRGDTTVLGNDFEIDREIWSGELQLSGAFDAFGREVKTTFGVDHNSNNYSRRGSYTAYASGNLYDNVFEQPAQERFPGAFFGGNPSATGFYAQGQVRPIERLSVLLGLRYDEVSLRAFNGDESVKQTDSVRDVTGRVGLTYDLSEQVSVYSLYAQSFEPVLFSTDINGNLLKPETGVVYEFGTKTEWFGGRLGVNAALYRIEREDIPISAVVPPGERPYSVSSGLQRSDGVEVEANGRPFPGWDISLALNRVESEFKDPDDQFFGRTPGGSARWQAALYTAYEVQTGLLKGFGAGLTGFAIDDRGVSTFVVGTIPGYERLDLHAFYKGFRDVQIDLTLRNVTNARYIEGADRNNALAQFGSPTAVLLNLRYRFDGKRR, encoded by the coding sequence ATGCAGTTGCGTACCCGGCGGCCTCTGCGCCTGCTGTCGATGGCGATCGCCAGCAGCTTCGGCAGCTCGCTGGCCCTGAATCCGCTTGCTGCCCTGGCGCAGGACAGCGGCGAGTCGGTGCAGTTCTTCGAATTGAATCTTCCCGAACAGCCGCTGGGCACGGCGCTGACCGCGCTGAGCCGCGAGACCGGTGTTCAGGTCGCGGCCGATCGCGAACTGCTGGCGGGCCGCCGCGCCGCCGCCTTGCGCGGCCGCTACAGTGCCGCGCAGGCGCTGGAACGCCTGCTCGCCGGTTCCGGCTTGAGCGCGCGTAGCCAGGGCGCCGGCTGGCTGGTCGAATCGACCGGCGCTGTCGCGCTGGCGCCGGTCACGGTGGCTGGCGTGCGTGCCGAGGGTTTCAAGGCGGAAACCCAGCAGACGGCGACCAAGATGCAGCTGAGCCTGCGAGAGACGCCGCAATCGGTGACCGTCATCACCCGCGAATCGCTCGACGCGCGCCAGGTGCAGACGCTCGGTCAGGCGCTGGAACTGTCCGCCGGTGTCGCCCAGTTCAGCGGCAACGGTCCGTTCGCCAGCCAGCCCTCGTTCGGCTTCAATCAGACGACGATCCGCGGCATCGCCATCGATGACCTGTACGACTTCCGCGAGGACGGCTTCGTCAACGGCTCGTACTTCTCGCTGCCCGATCTGGCGATCTACGACCGCATCGAAGTGGTCAAGGGCCCGAATTCGGTGCTCTACGGCCGTGGCAGCGTCGGCGGCCTGATCAATCGCGTACGCAAGAAGCCGCTCGCCGATGCCCGCGCCGACATCGAAGTGACCGCCGGCTCGTTCGATACCTATCGCGCCGACCTCGATGTCACCGGTCCGCTCGGCACCGACAAGGCTCGCGGCCGCCTGGTCGCCGCGTATGCGGATACTGGCTCGTTCGTCGATGGCCCGGAAGCGCAGCGCACGGTTGTCGCACCGAGCGTGGAACTGGATCTGACGCCGACCACCAAGCTACTGGTGCATGGCCTGTACCAGAGCGAAGACATCATCGCCAATACCGGTTTCGCGCTGCGCCGAACTGCAACGGGTTTCGATGCGCCGAACATTCCGCGCAGCCAGTACAACGGCGTGATCACGGCCAAGCCCTACACCTGGGAAACACTGGCAGCGAGCGCGACGCTTGAACAGAAGCTCGGCGATCGCTGGCTGGCGACCCTGCGCCTGAATGCCACGCGCATCGACACGCCAATCCGGGTCGACGCCTATTCCTACGGTTTCACGGAAGGCGACAACCCGGAGACTGAAGCCGTCGAACGGCGTGGCGACACGACCGTTCTCGGCAACGATTTCGAGATCGATCGCGAAATCTGGTCCGGCGAACTGCAGCTGTCCGGTGCCTTCGATGCCTTTGGCCGTGAAGTGAAAACCACCTTCGGCGTCGATCACAACAGCAACAACTATTCGCGCCGTGGCTCCTATACCGCTTACGCCTCCGGCAACCTCTACGACAACGTCTTCGAGCAGCCGGCACAGGAGCGTTTCCCGGGCGCGTTCTTCGGTGGCAATCCAAGCGCGACAGGCTTCTATGCGCAAGGGCAGGTCCGGCCGATCGAACGACTCAGCGTGCTGCTCGGCCTGCGTTACGACGAAGTGTCGCTGCGTGCATTCAACGGCGACGAGAGCGTCAAGCAGACGGACTCGGTTCGCGACGTCACCGGCCGCGTCGGCCTGACCTATGACCTGAGCGAGCAGGTCTCGGTCTACTCGTTGTACGCGCAATCGTTCGAGCCGGTGCTGTTCAGCACCGATATCAACGGCAATCTGCTGAAGCCGGAAACCGGCGTGGTCTATGAGTTCGGTACCAAGACGGAATGGTTCGGTGGTCGGTTGGGTGTCAACGCTGCGCTGTACCGCATCGAACGTGAAGACATTCCCATCAGTGCGGTCGTCCCGCCGGGCGAAAGGCCGTACTCGGTGTCCAGCGGCCTGCAGCGCTCGGATGGCGTGGAAGTCGAAGCCAACGGCAGACCCTTCCCAGGTTGGGACATCAGCCTGGCGCTGAACAGAGTTGAATCGGAGTTCAAGGATCCGGACGATCAGTTCTTTGGCCGCACGCCCGGTGGCAGCGCCCGCTGGCAGGCCGCGCTGTATACGGCTTACGAGGTGCAGACCGGCCTGCTGAAGGGCTTCGGTGCCGGCCTCACCGGTTTTGCGATCGACGATCGTGGTGTCAGCACTTTCGTGGTCGGCACCATTCCTGGCTACGAGCGCCTTGATCTGCATGCGTTCTACAAGGGCTTCCGCGATGTGCAGATCGATCTGACCCTGCGCAACGTCACCAACGCCCGTTACATCGAAGGCGCGGACCGCAACAATGCCCTTGCCCAGTTCGGTTCGCCGACCGCGGTACTGCTGAACTTGCGTTACCGTTTCGACGGCAAGCGCCGCTAG
- a CDS encoding phosphotransferase family protein, with protein sequence MAVVDKNRPSPEWIEHLRKRYPCEQEIDRVLTRKLERRAGPPYAPVSLDTLQAGTEALLRTQLTEPFTITDTRWLSGGASKLQMAFVLHWNQPGIGRSSTPLVLRMEPSEAITETSRLREFQIIKAMEGKVPVPPTYWIDAYGEYLPYPAIVYGFAEGVTKPSKSTSTVSGVGTSIPPEIREALGQQFVDHLAITHTFDWQQADIGAYDRPAAGTEALEWALNHWERVWEEDSHEDVPLMRLTMAWLRRNMPPIDHISMVHGDYRLGNFLYTEHDLRISAWLDWELAYLGDRHEDLSWSAKRQFGQMAEDGKTFLVAGCLPIEEYLARYERASGLKVDPKRMRYYDIFNNYKCLAIVLATGYRAPLNGKTHQDVLVAWLSGISYPLLEELRTQMAEVL encoded by the coding sequence ATGGCAGTCGTGGACAAGAACCGTCCCAGCCCCGAGTGGATCGAGCACCTGCGCAAGCGCTATCCCTGCGAGCAGGAAATCGATCGCGTGCTCACCCGCAAGCTCGAACGCCGCGCCGGGCCGCCGTACGCGCCGGTCAGCCTCGACACCTTGCAGGCCGGTACTGAAGCGCTGCTCAGAACCCAGCTGACCGAGCCGTTCACGATCACCGATACCCGCTGGTTGTCCGGTGGTGCCTCGAAGCTGCAGATGGCTTTCGTGCTGCACTGGAATCAGCCCGGCATCGGCCGCAGCTCGACGCCGCTGGTGCTGCGCATGGAGCCTTCGGAAGCGATCACCGAAACCAGCCGCCTGCGCGAGTTCCAGATCATCAAGGCGATGGAAGGCAAGGTGCCGGTGCCACCGACGTACTGGATCGACGCCTATGGCGAATACCTGCCGTATCCGGCGATCGTCTACGGCTTTGCCGAAGGCGTGACCAAGCCGTCGAAGTCGACCAGCACGGTCAGCGGCGTCGGCACCTCCATTCCGCCGGAGATCCGCGAAGCGCTCGGCCAGCAGTTCGTCGACCATCTGGCGATCACGCATACCTTCGACTGGCAGCAGGCTGACATCGGCGCCTACGATCGCCCGGCCGCCGGCACCGAAGCGCTGGAATGGGCGCTGAATCACTGGGAACGGGTCTGGGAAGAGGATTCCCACGAGGACGTGCCGCTGATGCGCCTGACCATGGCCTGGCTGCGCAGGAACATGCCGCCGATCGATCACATCTCGATGGTCCACGGCGACTACCGGCTCGGCAACTTCCTGTACACCGAGCACGATCTGCGCATCTCCGCCTGGCTCGACTGGGAACTGGCCTACCTCGGTGATCGCCATGAGGATCTGTCCTGGTCGGCGAAGCGCCAGTTCGGCCAGATGGCCGAAGACGGCAAGACCTTCCTGGTCGCCGGCTGCCTGCCGATCGAGGAATACCTGGCCCGCTACGAGCGCGCCTCCGGCCTCAAGGTCGATCCCAAGCGCATGCGCTATTACGACATCTTCAACAACTACAAATGCCTGGCCATCGTGCTGGCTACCGGCTACCGCGCGCCGCTCAACGGCAAGACCCATCAGGACGTGCTCGTCGCCTGGCTGAGCGGCATTTCCTATCCGCTGCTCGAAGAGCTGCGAACCCAGATGGCGGAGGTGCTCTGA